The genomic region GGTGGTTATTCTTGGGACGGCTACGGTGACAATTCTATCTATGATGCTTTGGGAACCAGTTTGAAAGAGAAGCAATCAGTGCAACACCTGAAAGTGGGAATTGCTTCAACTCGCCAAGGTAGCTATGTTGACCAAGATTACTTGAATGCTAACCAAAGCTTTGAAACTGATGCTTTCAAATATTTCACGCTAAATAATTGAGCTGCATAATTCTCGCATCCCAAACGTACAACACATTAAGTCACTCAAACAACTTCAGGAGATTATTCATCATGATTAACGAAACCAACACTGAATTATTTGTCGAACTGTCTGACGAACAACAACAACTCGTAGCTGGTGGTTATTCTTATCCCGGCGGTGGTGATGGTCAGTCCATCTATGACATTCTCAATACAAACTTGAAAGAAACGAAATCCGTACAACAACTCAAAGTCGGAATTGCCTCGACTCGCGATGGTAGCTATGTTGACCAAGAGTACCTGAATGCTAACCAAAGCTTTGAAACTGATGCTTTCAAGTTTTTCACAGCTAAATAGTCAATTTATCTGAACTCATCAGGTGTAATTCTCTCAG from Chroococcidiopsis sp. SAG 2025 harbors:
- a CDS encoding CTB family bacteriocin; protein product: MINETNTELFVELSDEQQQLVAGGYSYPGGGDGQSIYDILNTNLKETKSVQQLKVGIASTRDGSYVDQEYLNANQSFETDAFKFFTAK
- a CDS encoding CTB family bacteriocin, with product MINETNNELFVELSDEQQQLVAGGYSWDGYGDNSIYDALGTSLKEKQSVQHLKVGIASTRQGSYVDQDYLNANQSFETDAFKYFTLNN